Proteins from one Candidatus Planktophila sp. genomic window:
- a CDS encoding ABC transporter permease, with the protein MKLNFSAFTSLSPFNKRLIFVAVVFGIFSILNPSFANYASILSIVQGITFVGIASIFLVLLITSGEFDISIGATAALSALTSAILVTHQGFSMLSAFFISLGTGILVGLINGLVVIYGKVPSFIATIAMLFMCKSLATFVSEGKGIADFPDLYEGFKNSILGQYFSIIIFVVLIFVGELILNKSNFGKVIAAVGSNPEAARTAGINTNRVKLLLFMATGCGAALAGYLSLLHFGSAWFTLGSGWELLAIAGMVIGGTSLFGGRGTVTGLFLGMLLMQVVASGMVASHIDPWWQTVITGVIVLVSLSVDMKRKKVKFDAK; encoded by the coding sequence ATGAAATTGAATTTTAGTGCTTTCACTTCGTTATCGCCTTTTAATAAGCGATTGATCTTTGTTGCTGTAGTTTTCGGAATTTTCTCAATTCTTAATCCATCCTTTGCAAATTACGCAAGCATCCTTTCTATAGTTCAAGGTATAACTTTCGTGGGCATAGCCTCAATCTTTTTGGTTCTCCTCATAACTTCTGGAGAGTTCGATATCTCAATTGGTGCTACTGCTGCACTCAGTGCTTTGACTTCTGCAATTCTAGTGACGCACCAGGGTTTCAGCATGCTGAGTGCTTTTTTCATCAGTTTAGGCACAGGTATTTTAGTTGGACTAATAAATGGCCTAGTTGTGATTTATGGAAAAGTCCCTTCATTTATCGCAACAATCGCAATGCTATTCATGTGTAAGAGTCTGGCGACTTTTGTATCTGAAGGCAAAGGAATTGCAGATTTTCCAGATTTATATGAAGGATTTAAAAATTCGATTCTTGGACAGTACTTCTCAATTATAATCTTTGTAGTTTTAATTTTTGTTGGCGAGTTAATATTAAATAAGAGCAATTTTGGAAAAGTAATTGCGGCGGTAGGAAGTAACCCTGAGGCGGCTCGAACCGCTGGTATTAATACAAATAGAGTTAAATTGCTACTCTTTATGGCGACAGGTTGCGGCGCAGCTTTGGCGGGGTATTTATCACTTCTGCATTTCGGTAGCGCATGGTTCACACTTGGATCCGGGTGGGAGCTTTTGGCGATTGCAGGAATGGTAATTGGAGGTACAAGTCTATTTGGTGGAAGAGGAACGGTAACTGGGCTATTTCTTGGGATGCTACTTATGCAAGTTGTTGCGAGCGGCATGGTAGCTTCACATATCGATCCCTGGTGGCAAACCGTCATAACTGGAGTTATCGTATTGGTCTCGCTTAGCGTTGATATGAAGCGAAAGAAGGTAAAATTCGATGCCAAATGA
- a CDS encoding SDR family oxidoreductase: MPNEASFIPNRFVNKVVIVTGAESGIGKATATRFAQEGAIVYGLGLRAEIGEAWVKDMASSGLNVNFKVCDLRISAAIAAAVTGIGEANNGIDIVVNNAGTFLFRSVDETSEDEWDNVLDTNLKGVFLVSKYAIPFLRKRGGGSIINIASVHAYATMEKVAAYAASKGAIVSLSRQMAIDYTKERIRVNSVVVGGVDTDMSKTHALALGRPLDDLGFNSDVTKLGRAAQPHEIAAGIIFLASPEASFVIGAPFIIDGGLLTDL; the protein is encoded by the coding sequence ATGCCAAATGAGGCTTCGTTTATTCCCAATAGATTTGTTAACAAAGTTGTAATTGTTACAGGAGCTGAGTCAGGTATCGGCAAAGCTACCGCAACTAGATTTGCCCAAGAAGGTGCGATTGTTTATGGACTAGGTTTGCGCGCTGAAATTGGCGAAGCTTGGGTTAAAGATATGGCGAGTTCAGGATTGAACGTAAATTTTAAAGTTTGCGACTTAAGGATTTCCGCAGCTATTGCGGCAGCCGTAACTGGAATTGGTGAAGCAAATAATGGTATTGATATAGTTGTAAATAATGCAGGAACTTTTCTGTTTAGGTCTGTAGATGAAACGTCTGAGGATGAATGGGATAACGTTCTAGATACAAATTTAAAAGGAGTTTTTTTAGTTTCTAAATATGCAATTCCTTTTCTTCGTAAAAGAGGCGGTGGATCAATCATAAATATCGCTTCAGTGCACGCATATGCAACGATGGAGAAAGTGGCTGCTTATGCAGCAAGTAAAGGTGCAATTGTTTCCCTGAGTAGGCAAATGGCAATTGATTACACAAAAGAAAGAATTCGAGTTAATTCTGTAGTTGTAGGGGGAGTAGACACCGATATGTCTAAGACGCACGCGTTGGCGCTCGGGAGACCTCTTGATGACCTTGGCTTTAATTCTGATGTAACCAAACTTGGTCGAGCTGCCCAGCCTCATGAAATTGCTGCTGGAATCATCTTCCTGGCTTCTCCGGAAGCTTCATTTGTGATTGGTGCACCATTTATTATTGATGGCGGACTCTTAACCGACCTTTAG
- the eno gene encoding phosphopyruvate hydratase (catalyzes the formation of phosphoenolpyruvate from 2-phospho-D-glycerate in glycolysis) codes for MKITKLQSYQVLDSHGKPTVAAAISLEDGSTHTARVPSGASTGKHEAIELRDGDSPLSNKFYGSYSVYTAVDNINDHIAPKLVGNEINLDFVDGALKDIDPSPNHSTLGANATLAVSLAGALASAHAEKLSLARYFQPEGKLLIPMPMVNILSGGAHANHSLDIQDILIIPVGAKSFTEAISWIVAVREMAARLGAETGVVTHLVAAEGGLGIPFESIEMACDFVIEAIEMVGLSIDSQVRLALDIAATQFFNGRQYFLRTSQKSYQSEQFVKYVHNLVTEFPITSIEDPFAEDDWEAWHEFTQTAPKSLQIVGDDLLTTNSARLERAIVENSSNAILIKANQNGLITSTYSVLKEAQAAGFNAVVSARSGETEDAWLADCATGWRAGQIKVGSTHGSERTAKWNRLLELEATEVTEFSNPFKPM; via the coding sequence ATGAAGATTACAAAGTTACAGAGTTATCAAGTGCTTGACTCTCACGGAAAGCCAACTGTAGCGGCAGCAATTTCACTAGAAGATGGTTCTACTCATACCGCTCGAGTTCCCTCAGGTGCATCCACTGGAAAACATGAGGCGATTGAATTACGTGATGGAGATTCTCCGCTCTCCAATAAATTTTATGGTTCGTATTCGGTTTACACTGCAGTTGACAACATTAATGACCACATTGCACCAAAACTTGTCGGGAACGAAATCAACCTAGATTTCGTCGATGGTGCACTTAAAGACATAGATCCATCGCCAAATCATTCAACTTTGGGGGCTAATGCAACGCTGGCAGTATCTTTAGCTGGAGCACTTGCATCTGCACATGCAGAAAAGCTTTCATTGGCCCGATATTTCCAGCCCGAAGGCAAATTATTGATTCCAATGCCGATGGTAAATATTCTTTCAGGAGGAGCCCACGCAAATCATAGTTTAGACATTCAAGATATCTTGATCATTCCAGTCGGCGCGAAATCATTTACAGAAGCAATCTCTTGGATTGTGGCTGTTCGCGAAATGGCAGCGAGACTTGGAGCAGAGACTGGAGTAGTAACGCACTTAGTAGCCGCAGAGGGCGGGCTTGGAATTCCTTTTGAATCCATTGAAATGGCTTGCGACTTTGTCATTGAGGCGATTGAAATGGTGGGACTCTCTATTGATTCTCAAGTTCGACTCGCACTCGATATTGCGGCCACACAGTTCTTTAATGGCCGACAATACTTTTTACGGACCTCACAAAAGAGCTATCAATCTGAGCAATTTGTAAAGTATGTGCATAATCTTGTCACTGAATTTCCAATTACTTCAATAGAAGATCCATTTGCAGAGGATGATTGGGAAGCCTGGCATGAGTTCACACAAACTGCACCAAAATCATTACAGATTGTCGGCGATGATCTCTTAACTACCAATTCGGCAAGACTAGAGCGAGCCATAGTTGAGAATTCATCAAATGCAATTCTCATTAAAGCCAATCAAAATGGTTTAATTACCTCAACCTACTCGGTATTGAAGGAAGCACAGGCCGCGGGTTTCAATGCTGTCGTCTCGGCTAGATCTGGAGAAACTGAGGATGCGTGGTTAGCAGATTGTGCAACTGGATGGCGAGCAGGTCAAATTAAAGTCGGATCAACACATGGGTCTGAGCGCACCGCAAAATGGAATCGCCTGCTGGAGCTTGAAGCAACTGAAGTTACTGAGTTTTCGAACCCTTTTAAGCCCATGTGA